One Vicia villosa cultivar HV-30 ecotype Madison, WI linkage group LG5, Vvil1.0, whole genome shotgun sequence genomic window, tgtatatatatatatgtatatatatatatgtatatatatatatgtatatatatatatgtatatatatatatatatatatatatatatatatatatatatatatatatatatatatatatatatatatatatatatatatatatatatatatatatgtatatatatatatatatatatatatatatatatatatatatatatatatatatatatatatatatatatatatatatatatatatatataagaaaagaGTATATTATAATAATGAAAAAGTGTCCCACATGCACCAAAGAATTTTGGTGAGCTATATATGCCTTTGTTTGGGATAGTTTGCATCTTTAGAGCTGGCCACCAAACTCCACTAATCACATAATTTTAGTTCATCCATATTCTCTtaccttctttctttttcttataaacaaaaaataaatattaaacctTCAAATCCAATGAGTTCCTTAAGCAAAGCTCCTACTAATAATTCCAGTGAGGAAAGTGGTTGGACTACATATTTTGATGacttcttcaacaacaacaatgatgataatCTTAACAACACCAACCACAAGTGTTCTAATTCTGTGTCTTTATCtacctcttcttctcttctctcagATGCAACTTCTTTGGTTGATAAGAATGTATTATCTAACAAAAATGTTGAGAAGGAGTTTTCTttgaataaaaatgttaaaatggATTCAAGTTTCAAGAAGAGAAAGAATATCGTTGATCAAGCTTTGGAAGACACTGCAACCTCTCCTCTCAATACTCCcaaggttttttttttctattctgTTCATACTTTTCCTTTTCCATAGCTACAACATTAGTATTtatcttttttccaaaaaaataattaattaatctttTTTGCCAAATAAAAGAGTATGTGTATACCTAAACCTAAAAATACATTGAGCAAGGTTCACACAGACCATTCCTAAAATAAGTTGGCCAACTACAACATTAGAACTTGTTTAAAAATTctaaacaaaataatttcatttaattttttatatatttacaaaaaatgattttgatattcaataatttaattattattttttagatacTTTTAGAAATATCAAAAACTATTCTATGTTTGTTTACCATTTATAAGaatattttttaacttaaaaaatcgaTCTAAAATGATTTTTAAGAGAAACTTAAAAGCTTCTCAATTTAAGTAATTTCTAGATTtctcatttattaaataaatgctAACAAGCatataaaaagtttcctaaaaatgattattaaaaaatttttaaaaaggtTAACATCTAACAAACTAGTCAACATAGTTCTATAATTTATCCATGGCAACTCACACATAtaaattcacaaaaaaaaaaaaaaaaacatgtataaGTATAGTATAATATAAGGTTTCCAAGTGCATAAGAATTACATAAAAGCTATaccttaaataaatattttattttttttcctttttttccttaTAGCCTTTTGTCCTTTCCAGTGGTATATATATAGTAGTGTTCCACATGCAAGTTTGGTTgttatatgatttatttatttattagtgaCAAGTTAATAATGTTATTCTGTAATGTTGTGCGTGTAGGAAAAGAGAAAGGCAATAGTTGAGGACAAAAAGAATTGAGTTTAAATGAGAAGGATAGTGACTGCACAGAACTAGAGAAGAGATGTCTTTGTATagtttatttgtgaatatatggtAGCAAACAATCTAACTAGGTTGAGTAGCTTTTTTGTTAAACGTATATATACAATTTCCCAAAGGATCCAATTCTAGACATTGTAGTCCCATGAGTATCTGTTGCCCTTGCCCCATGTCATGTCAAGGACCATTTATCCTCAAAAACTTGAATAAGTTTATTTCATTGAATTAATTGATATGTAGTATATATATGTAGATTTATAACAAGTTAAATCATTTATAGTAGTTGGATTACTGATTTTTTACCAGCTTAAACATTTTACTACCAAAAACATTTCAGCAAATcatgttgatatatatatatatatatatatatatatatatatatatatatatatatatatatatatatatatatatatatatatatatatatgaattcaaGTGTGAGGGGTTAAACATATGTTGATTATAAAATGGTGGAATGTTAAATATGTAAGAGAAATGAGAGAAGTCATATATATCATAAGAATGTAACAAGTGTGAGTAGTGTGGGGAAATAGTCTCATATTTAAATAGGAAAGTGGAgatttgagcatttataagtgccAGAACCCACTCCCCTATTCTCCCATAAAGGTGTGTCGCGCAAAGGAAAGTTCCACAAAATAAAAATGTTCCTCGCTTGTATGGTCGAAGGAGGTTACTGGCTCTTTCTCGGTAAGGATAAGTTAGACGGGGGGTTTTGCTAGACTGTAGAGACACCTGTTGCGTTTTCTGTTTATGGGAAGATTAATCCAAACTGCATCTTTTTGAGGTTTGTGAGTTCACAACCAGAATTTGAAAAAAGGTCTTTGAATGGATAGGTTTAAATATGGTATTGTCTTTGGGTGAGTTTATGGATTTCTTCTTCCATTATCAGAAGGTGAAGAACGAGTCTCTTAGATTAACGCTCGGTGTAATTTGGTTAGCCACAATTTGGTGTATTTGGATGTTGCGGAATGTCGTCCGTCCTCTTCAATGGAGTCGTTTTTAATTTTGATGAGTGCATGTCGGGGATCATTCATAGGTCCTTGATGTAGATGAGGTTGAATTGTAAGTCTTATGTGCTTTGTAATTTCCATGAGTGAAACATCTTACCTCTCTTCTGATTTAGGAAGTAGTGCTTTATAGTTCTGTTGTAATGGACAGAGTATCTCTTATACTCCTATTTATTGATTTCTTgtctattataaaaaaaaaggctCCTCGCTCGATCCTCCCTGAGCTAGTGAGTAAGAAATGTTCCGTACGGTACAAGAGTTTATAGAAGTAAGAAGAATTTCCACTTGAGGGGGAGTTAGGGATGGTAGGCAGACTCAAATCCACGGGGAAATAGTGTGAGTAGTGTGGGgaaatagtctcacattggatAGGAAAGTGgagacttgagcatttataagtgggagaactcactcgcctatcaccttaaggttttaggtggaaaAGAGTGTTTTTCCCACAAAAATATATTCTTCAAAGGAAAGTCCCACAAAATAAAAATGCTCCTCACGAGTATTGATTATGTATTTGTTAGTATCACCAGAGTCCTAGTTGGTGGGAGACTAGAGGTTGGATCTACGTTATTGAGAGACTCGCACTTTTATGATAGAATGTTCAAATATAAGTGGTCAAGTTTCACATTATAActatgtttgtcttgagattTTGAGTGGAGATATAGTATAATCTCTCTTGTAGTTTTGGCGCATTAGTTTTGTTGTTGCTATTGGCCTTTATAAACTCCCCAACAAATAAATTTGATGCATCTAAATTAGTGTCGGGCCAATCAAACTAGTGGCcctgttctaattttaaaaatggacCCAAATCCAATATAATTAGTGTCGGGCCAATCAAACTAGTGGCcctgttctaattttaaaaatggacccaaattcaatataattggtcAATTCGATGGTGCGTAAGAAGGTCATGGATAGGATGTGAGATGAGAAATTGTGATATATTATTAATGAGAAACTTAACTACTACAAATGTAATATACTCCTATAACTAGTTAAATTCATCAATAAATCTTTTATTTGAATCACAATCACGACATTAAATTGATGTTTTTCTTTAAAAGATTAAAAAGTTATAAACTTTCTGCTGAAATATGATTTTGTCAGTCACTCCATTGAATCATATGTCTTAAAGTCAACTTTAATTGTATAAcctcaaaaaaaaattctattttttgtGTTGTTCACCACTTCATTCGGGATATTAAAATGTCACTTAAAATTTGTCATCCTTTTACAAAAGTTGTATTAGTTTatgaaattaaatgataaatgccactcttcaattttttttcttcctaatcttttctcattctctctcaatttttgttcTCCTCCTACATTTGGTATCACATCACATAATTAAAGAAAGGAGTGAAGGAGTAATGAAAATATATGAATTgaagtttttttgtttgtttctgatCTAGTCCTATCCACTAGTGCAGTGCATATACTATAGTCTATAGCTTAACACAAATAGTACTACTGATCATGTGTACACACTCTGGTGGAAAGCACAGAAGAAGCATATATATACAATAAATAGAAAGGTGAGTGTGAAGAGTAGGCTGAATACTAAACATATATTAAGCTTAGACTACCATTTGACTCTGACTAGAGAATTCAGATGAACAATCAGCATATTCTGATTGCATACAATTAATTAACATCAATTAAAGCTGCAAAAGTTTTTTTTGTCACTTCAATACCAAATTTAATGCATTGCCCCCCACCCCCACACACTGTTCTagttttgttttagttttatttcctaTAACATGGCCCCTAATTAGATTGGTAATactttatataatttaaatacaaaattaattacataatattttcttttactttaataattaaaaaatgaaatatgttataaaattattttcttaattcgTAATACTTTATAtacttgaataaaaaataaaagaaaaataaatattacaaataaattaaaattcttGACTACAaagatagaaataaaatttaaagaagTTGTTGGTTGTGGTCATGTAGGTGACTGTCAGTTCCACATCGACAAGATACTACCTATCACACTCCTATAAAGTATTTAATGGTCTTTTGTAGTGTTTGGTGGAAAAGAACTCCCTtctgtggatctatgtgcttgcaggttACAGTCAAGTTTTGATGACAACAACGCATTTGTAAGCATGAAGTactcaaagtcaactgtcaacaAAATGAAGTACTTAAAGTCAATTGTCAACAAACATGAAGAACTCAAAGTCAAATAACAACATAACAGAAGTCTTAAAAGTCTCCTCAAAAAGAAATATGTGGAAGCTCGCAGGTCTTGTTAGCCTGTCTGAGTGAACCAAGTATTGTAAGAATAAAATAGTCGCTTAAAAATACTAAGGCAACTCACACACAGacaaaaatctttttcaaaaagaaaaacatttaaaaatatctTGGAAACTGTGCCAAATAACTTAGAAACTCTAGAAATGACTAGAGGAAaaattttgtctaatttaattgattggtctaatcgattagaaaagATCAAACTTACGCCGCAAGATATTTCTACAACTCCTAAACGATTGGCAGCAAATCTATATTAGAAtctttcattttgaaaatcataaCGACCATATTCATTTTAACTAATCGATTAGATCAATAGATTAAATAGTTAATGAGGACCATGGATTATTTTCTTATTGAGCGATTTCAACTACTATATAAAGGGGTGACTTCCTCCCTTGATATCACGCCACTTTCCAACATTTTCATATTTTCTTGGAACTTATCTCTAAGTTATCTCCTTCTATCTCTAGAAattttctttcttcacttttggttgccttaatgttttggagtgaaattttatTTGTGATGAGAATATTATTTTGTAAGTGGTCGTGTTGGTTGTTTTTAATCTTAAGGGTGTGATACCTTTAAGAGATTGAgttttggttcttgagattaACCGTAAATCTCTGttatttgtttattaaagcttagTCGGTAAAAAACTTTGGTTTTGGAGATCAGCCATAAATCTCTAAACAGTTTCATTAGAACAAGTTGGGGTAAAGGTCGTTCATAGGTTGAGGATAAGCTTGTTCAAATTTAAAAGTCAAATTGTTTTAAGGCTCACGGGCATAACTGATAAAAGTTCACAGGTCAATAGTGAAAATTCTCAAAAAGAACTTTTGGGGAAAAAACTAAGCCAACATTCGGCCAAACCTGGATAACTCTCTGGT contains:
- the LOC131607284 gene encoding vascular-related unknown protein 1-like, whose translation is MSSLSKAPTNNSSEESGWTTYFDDFFNNNNDDNLNNTNHKCSNSVSLSTSSSLLSDATSLVDKNVLSNKNVEKEFSLNKNVKMDSSFKKRKNIVDQALEDTATSPLNTPKEKRKAIVEDKKN